In Pseudomonadales bacterium, a single window of DNA contains:
- a CDS encoding FAD-dependent oxidoreductase, whose translation MSNTVNFEHLFTPLQVGPMRVPNRICETTNTINSSMTPGILDEHFIAHHTAKAKGGTGWIGSETWLLHVPFPPQAPDEIGLSIGCAPHGSAYQSPAFAESMARFCKEVHKCGSVAVVQLTHLNSVWSPSPVPVLGVQDYTPHVMGEAEIEFCLNTYAEAAEVAKAAGADGIEIHCAHETLGYSFLSPVTNRRTDQWGGGPTERVRFVVEALQRVRDRVGDSMALGIRIAGAEFRDGGYDNMEMREMVYCIAETGLLDFVDIDTGHCYGAPSYVPSSYHPHAEFREFGKAARADLDPKIKVLFTGRINDPVLAEELLRGGYCDLVGMVRAGIADPEFANKAREGRLGEIRRCIACTRCIDEASEPKTFPYTPMCSINPVIGSELRWESEFKPAQKAKNVLVVGGGIAGCEAARVAAMRGHKVTLLEQGKRLGGQLLIAAKAPGRDSFEDQAYFEENALERLKVDVRLNTGADLAAIKALAPDAVVIATGAVPRQPDNVDGLELPHVVQGWDVMLGKASTGNRVAVISQEDYYQTPCVAEYLTSRGKQVEVFHKSVHLGTDIARYSIGMVLKRMEDCGVKVHPNLILKKIEQGAIELVSSWGGHRYRFEGFDSVVLVYGAVPVHTLYDELKADGGIAELYLAGAAWLPRRLAEATRQGANIGLVI comes from the coding sequence ATGAGCAACACAGTCAATTTCGAACACCTTTTCACCCCTCTGCAGGTCGGGCCGATGCGCGTGCCCAACCGCATCTGCGAAACCACCAACACGATCAATTCGTCGATGACGCCGGGCATCCTCGACGAGCACTTCATCGCGCACCACACGGCGAAGGCGAAGGGCGGTACCGGCTGGATCGGCAGTGAGACCTGGCTGTTGCACGTACCGTTCCCGCCGCAGGCCCCCGACGAGATCGGACTGTCGATCGGTTGTGCCCCGCACGGGTCGGCGTACCAGAGTCCGGCATTCGCCGAGAGCATGGCGCGTTTCTGCAAGGAAGTGCACAAGTGCGGATCGGTAGCCGTCGTGCAGCTCACGCACCTGAACTCGGTGTGGTCGCCGTCGCCGGTGCCGGTGCTCGGCGTGCAGGACTACACGCCGCACGTGATGGGCGAGGCCGAGATCGAATTCTGCCTGAACACCTACGCGGAAGCCGCGGAGGTCGCCAAGGCCGCCGGTGCCGACGGCATCGAGATCCATTGTGCGCACGAGACGCTCGGTTACAGCTTCCTGTCTCCGGTGACGAACCGGCGCACCGACCAGTGGGGTGGCGGTCCCACCGAGCGCGTGCGTTTCGTCGTCGAGGCGCTGCAGCGCGTGCGTGACCGGGTCGGCGACTCGATGGCGCTCGGCATCCGCATCGCTGGCGCGGAGTTCCGGGACGGCGGCTACGACAACATGGAAATGCGCGAGATGGTCTACTGTATCGCGGAGACGGGTCTGCTCGACTTCGTCGACATCGATACCGGCCATTGCTACGGCGCACCTTCGTACGTGCCGTCCTCGTACCATCCGCACGCCGAGTTCCGCGAGTTCGGCAAGGCGGCGCGTGCGGACCTCGACCCGAAGATCAAGGTGCTGTTCACCGGGCGGATCAACGACCCGGTACTCGCCGAGGAATTGCTGCGTGGCGGCTACTGCGATCTGGTGGGTATGGTGCGTGCCGGCATCGCGGATCCCGAGTTCGCGAACAAGGCGCGCGAGGGGCGTCTCGGCGAGATCCGGCGCTGCATCGCGTGCACCCGTTGCATCGACGAGGCCTCGGAGCCGAAGACCTTCCCGTACACGCCGATGTGCTCGATCAATCCGGTGATCGGCAGCGAACTGCGCTGGGAGAGCGAGTTCAAGCCGGCGCAGAAGGCGAAGAACGTACTGGTCGTCGGCGGCGGCATCGCGGGCTGCGAGGCGGCGCGTGTCGCGGCGATGCGCGGACACAAGGTCACGCTGCTCGAGCAGGGCAAGCGCCTCGGCGGTCAGTTGCTGATCGCCGCGAAGGCGCCCGGGCGTGACTCCTTCGAGGACCAGGCGTACTTCGAGGAGAACGCGCTCGAGCGTCTGAAGGTCGACGTGCGGCTGAACACCGGGGCTGATCTGGCAGCCATCAAGGCGCTGGCACCCGACGCGGTCGTGATTGCGACCGGTGCCGTACCGCGGCAGCCGGACAATGTGGACGGACTCGAACTGCCGCACGTCGTGCAAGGTTGGGACGTGATGCTCGGCAAGGCGAGCACCGGCAACCGCGTCGCAGTGATTTCTCAGGAAGACTACTACCAGACGCCGTGCGTTGCAGAGTACCTCACGTCGCGTGGCAAGCAGGTCGAGGTGTTCCACAAGTCGGTGCATCTGGGAACCGATATCGCCCGCTACTCGATCGGCATGGTGCTGAAGCGCATGGAGGACTGCGGCGTCAAGGTGCACCCGAACCTGATCCTGAAGAAGATCGAGCAAGGGGCAATCGAACTGGTGTCGTCGTGGGGAGGCCACAGGTACCGCTTCGAAGGCTTCGACAGCGTGGTGCTGGTCTATGGTGCCGTGCCGGTGCACACGCTTTACGACGAGCTGAAGGCTGACGGTGGCATCGCCGAGCTCTACCTTGCCGGCGCTGCCTGGCTGCCGCGTCGTCTGGCGGAAGCGACACGTCAGGGGGCCAATATCGGTCTCGTGATCTGA
- a CDS encoding PPOX class F420-dependent oxidoreductase, protein MAFPPSKPVPESHQDILRDRPTGHLATLRPDGRLSVNPVSLMWDGVHLRFSTVKSRQKYRNLVNDPRCAISVPHRNNPNRYVELRGIAELHDDTDRSFINSIARHYMGVDEYPFDPPGAERVTVTLHAEQISAPVIPLADDSPGAPDRARD, encoded by the coding sequence ATGGCATTTCCACCGAGCAAGCCGGTTCCGGAATCGCACCAGGACATCCTGCGGGATCGTCCGACCGGACACCTGGCGACGCTACGCCCCGATGGACGACTGTCGGTCAACCCGGTCAGCCTGATGTGGGATGGCGTGCATCTGCGCTTCAGCACCGTGAAGTCGCGCCAGAAGTACCGCAACCTGGTCAACGATCCCCGTTGTGCGATCTCCGTTCCGCATCGCAACAACCCGAACCGCTACGTCGAACTGCGCGGAATCGCCGAGTTGCACGACGATACCGATCGCAGCTTCATCAACTCGATCGCACGTCATTACATGGGTGTGGACGAGTACCCCTTCGATCCGCCCGGTGCAGAGCGGGTCACGGTCACGCTGCATGCAGAGCAGATATCGGCGCCGGTGATTCCGCTCGCCGACGATTCTCCCGGCGCACCGGATCGGGCACGGGACTGA
- a CDS encoding nitroreductase family deazaflavin-dependent oxidoreductase, whose translation MTKPDFLTDEEWVRLREQTASLDRIRGDAKADVESYLANPDGRSKGIPPWGVPTLLLTHFGRKSGKPHITPLVFLKQGDEMFIVGSLAGYDEDPAWVQNLRVRPECKVQLDREKTNASVREITDSSEREALWPKLRQVFPSWYYFQHTTPRPFGIFALKSTGPAT comes from the coding sequence ATGACGAAGCCTGACTTCCTGACCGATGAAGAGTGGGTGCGGTTGAGGGAACAGACCGCTTCGCTCGACCGTATCCGTGGCGACGCGAAGGCAGACGTCGAGTCGTATCTGGCGAATCCGGACGGACGCTCCAAGGGCATCCCGCCGTGGGGTGTGCCAACCCTGCTGCTCACGCACTTCGGTCGCAAGTCGGGCAAGCCGCACATCACGCCGCTGGTGTTCCTGAAGCAAGGCGACGAGATGTTCATCGTCGGCTCGCTGGCAGGTTACGACGAAGATCCCGCCTGGGTACAAAACCTGCGTGTACGCCCCGAATGCAAGGTGCAGCTCGACCGCGAGAAGACGAACGCAAGTGTGCGCGAAATCACCGACAGCAGCGAGCGTGAAGCGCTGTGGCCCAAGCTGCGTCAGGTGTTTCCATCCTGGTACTACTTCCAGCACACCACCCCGCGCCCGTTCGGCATCTTCGCGCTGAAGTCGACCGGCCCGGCCACCTGA
- a CDS encoding peptidylprolyl isomerase: MQITADTVVSFHYVLRDEHGVMLESSRDDEPVMYLHGHANILPALEAALVGHAVADHVRITLTPAEAYGNRRPDAVARVSLKHVRGPRRLQPGMVVAVQTAKGEIRATVLKVGKFNVDVDTNHPFAGRTLDFEIDVVGVRAASDEEIAHGHAHGSGGHQH, encoded by the coding sequence ATGCAGATCACCGCCGATACGGTCGTGAGTTTCCACTACGTGCTGCGCGACGAGCACGGAGTCATGCTCGAGAGCTCGCGTGACGACGAGCCGGTCATGTATCTGCACGGGCATGCCAACATCCTGCCGGCACTCGAAGCCGCGCTGGTCGGACACGCTGTCGCTGATCACGTCCGGATCACGCTCACGCCGGCTGAGGCGTACGGCAACCGACGGCCGGACGCCGTTGCACGCGTGTCTCTGAAGCATGTCCGGGGGCCGCGTCGGCTGCAGCCCGGCATGGTCGTCGCAGTACAGACGGCGAAGGGTGAAATCAGGGCGACGGTGTTGAAGGTCGGCAAGTTCAACGTCGATGTCGATACCAACCATCCATTCGCTGGTCGCACCCTGGACTTCGAGATCGACGTGGTGGGTGTGCGTGCTGCCAGCGACGAGGAGATCGCGCACGGTCATGCGCACGGTAGCGGCGGGCACCAGCACTGA